The DNA segment CCACCACGTTATTCCGTCGGTGCTCGGCTACGCGATCGTCGCCGCGACGCTTTCGATCCCCGGTTTCATCCTGGGCGAGAGCGCGCTCTCGCTGCTCGGCCTGGGAATCCAGGAGCCAGCGGCGAGTTGGGGTAATCTGCTCGCCCAGGCGCAGGACGTGCAAAGTCTGGCGCGCTACCCGTGGATTCTCATCCCGGGCGTGTTCATCTTCCTCACGGTGATGGCGTTCAACTTCATGGGCGACTACCTGCGGGACCGCCTCGACCCCGGCCAAATCCGTTAACCCGTAAGGCCGTCGGGAGGCGTCGGCGGGCAGCTTGGTCACGCGCCGTACTTCTTGCCGAGCGCGTCGAGCTCGGGCGCACCGAGCAGGTGCAGGACTTCATCGAACGCCTTGCCCTGGCCCTCGCGGCGCACCGCGCCGGTCTGTTTGAGCTCGACTAAGATTTCGCGGACGCCGCGGTAGTAAGCGAGCAGCGTGCCGCTGTAAATGGTCAGCTTGAAGCCGTAGCGCGCGAGCTCCCCCGCGGGCATCAACTGGCCGTTGTACAGCAGGGGCAGGTCGCCGAGGCGGCGGGCGTAGGTTTCAAGGTCGTCGCGCGTGCGGATGCCGTCGACGAAGATGAGGTCGGCGCCCGCCTCGCGGTAGGCGCGGCATCGGCGCTCCGTATCCTCCCATCCGTTGACCGCCAGCGCGTCGCTGCGCGCGATGATCACCACGGCGGGGTCGCGCCGCGCCTCGCACGCCGCGCGTACCTTGGGCACCATCTCTTCGATCGCGATGACCTGCTTTCCGGCGAGAAAGCCACAGCGCTTGGGCCATACCTGGTCCTCAATATGGAGCGCCGCCGCCCCCGCGTCTTCATACTCGCGCACCGTGCGCCAGACGTTGAGCGGATTGCCGTAGCCGGTGTCGGCATCGCAGATCAGCGGCACATCGACCGCGCGCGCGATCGCGCGCACGTTGTCAACCATCTCGCTCATGGTCAGCAATCCAAGGTCGGGATAACCGCGCGCGGCGGCCGTTCCGAAGCCCGTCATGTACACCGCGTCGAAGCCGAGCTGCGCAGCGACCTTGGCCTGCAGGGCGTCGTATACGAACGGCGCGAGCACCATCGCCGGGCCCTCAAGCATCGCACGAAGCCGCGCTGCTCTTTCGCCCATCGCGAGTTCCTCCCTTGGATTGAGGGATGCAGCGAACCTAGGTCCCGGCGGCGAGGATTGTCAAACCTCTGGCGGGAGCGCGATGCCTGGCGCTCGGCAGAGCTGCGAACGACTTGGCCGCCCGCCTTTTCGGCAAACGACCGGCTCGCTAGGAGGCTTGCGAGTTTCGTTGAGAGCGCCCGACGCTCGGCGCGGAATGCTACTTGCTCGCCGCGGCTGGAGCCGGGGCGCTCTTGTCCGCAGCCGCAGGGCTCCGAATCGCGAGCAGCTGAAGCGCCGTGCCGAGGTCGAGCTCGGCGTACTTGCGATCGGAGTAAAGCTCGTCGAGGCGTTTCACCGCCTCTTCCGGCTTCTGCTCCGACATCGCCAGCTCGTGCGATAGCTGGTGAATGATCTTGTCGGCGCCCTTCCAGTGAAACAGGCTGGCGGCCGTCGTCAGGA comes from the Candidatus Binataceae bacterium genome and includes:
- a CDS encoding isocitrate lyase/PEP mutase family protein, which codes for MGERAARLRAMLEGPAMVLAPFVYDALQAKVAAQLGFDAVYMTGFGTAAARGYPDLGLLTMSEMVDNVRAIARAVDVPLICDADTGYGNPLNVWRTVREYEDAGAAALHIEDQVWPKRCGFLAGKQVIAIEEMVPKVRAACEARRDPAVVIIARSDALAVNGWEDTERRCRAYREAGADLIFVDGIRTRDDLETYARRLGDLPLLYNGQLMPAGELARYGFKLTIYSGTLLAYYRGVREILVELKQTGAVRREGQGKAFDEVLHLLGAPELDALGKKYGA